The DNA window CGCTGCGCAAGCTCTCCGGGTTCGACGAGGTGCTGAAGAAGCTGGCCGGTCTGGTGTCCGAGCGCAGCGTGCGGCTGATGTTCCTGGCCACCGCCGTGAAGACCTCGGAGCGCCAGTTCCCGCACATCCACGAGATGGTGCGCGACGCGGCGTACATCCTGGACCTGGAGAAGGTCCCCGAGCTGTACGTCACCCAGGACCCGCAGCCCAACGCCATGTGCATCGGCATGGACACCCCGATCATCGTGGTGACCACCGGGCTGGTGGAGATGCTGGACGAGGAGGAGCTGCGGGCGGTGGTCGGCCATGAGGTCGGACACGCCATGTCCGGCCACGCCGTCTACCGGACCATGCTGCTGATCCTCACCAATATCGCCACCCGGATCGCCTGGCTGCCGCTGGGCAATATCGCGATCATGGCGATCATCACCGCGCTCAAGGAGTGGTTCCGCAAGTCGGAGCTCTCCTGCGACCGGGCCGGGCTGCTGGCGGGCCAGGACCTCCAGGCGTCGATGCGCGGCCTGATGAAGCTGGCCGGGGGCCACCACCTGGCCGAGATGAACGTGGACGCGTTCATCGAGCAGGCCGAGGAGTACGAGAAGGCCGGCGACCTGCGCGACGGTGTGATCAAGCTGCTCCAGGTGCTGCCGCAGACCCACCCCTTCGCGGTGGTCCGGGTGGCGAAGCTGAAGAAGTGGGCGGAGAGCGAGGAGTACCGCTCGATCATGGCGGGGGCCTACCCGCGCCGCAGCGACGACGAGAGCACCTCGGTGACCGACCAGTGGAAGGCCACCGCCGAGTCGTACGCCAAGTCGGTCAAGGAGAGCAAGGACCCGCTGATGGGCCTGATCCGCGACATCACCGGCGGCGCCGGCGACATGGGCAGCAAGCTGCGCGACGTCTTCAGCGGCTCGCGCAGCGGCGGCGGGCAGGACGGCGAGCAGGGCGGCGCCGAGCGCGGCTGAGGCCGCTGCCGGGCGGGGGGCGGCTCAGCGGTCGTCGGCCGACAGGCTCGCCATCGGCCCGCTGAGCACCCCGCACACCTGC is part of the Peterkaempfera bronchialis genome and encodes:
- a CDS encoding M48 family metallopeptidase codes for the protein MTDPTDSSKVPSRSRKRFPGISTRAWEHPADRSALVALRKLSGFDEVLKKLAGLVSERSVRLMFLATAVKTSERQFPHIHEMVRDAAYILDLEKVPELYVTQDPQPNAMCIGMDTPIIVVTTGLVEMLDEEELRAVVGHEVGHAMSGHAVYRTMLLILTNIATRIAWLPLGNIAIMAIITALKEWFRKSELSCDRAGLLAGQDLQASMRGLMKLAGGHHLAEMNVDAFIEQAEEYEKAGDLRDGVIKLLQVLPQTHPFAVVRVAKLKKWAESEEYRSIMAGAYPRRSDDESTSVTDQWKATAESYAKSVKESKDPLMGLIRDITGGAGDMGSKLRDVFSGSRSGGGQDGEQGGAERG